Proteins encoded in a region of the Caldisericia bacterium genome:
- the tsaE gene encoding tRNA (adenosine(37)-N6)-threonylcarbamoyltransferase complex ATPase subunit type 1 TsaE: MKKKELEIKTKSSSETINFGKKLSNCLKRGDLILIRGELGAGKSTLIKGIGKGIGVNEDVKSPSFIIVNELKGRELILYHIDLYRIEGNEIFELGLNEFLNNGVVAIEWAEKVYNFFEDFDLIDIEIKILSENERNIKITLKGEEIIKRCFMFL, encoded by the coding sequence GTGAAGAAAAAAGAGTTAGAGATAAAAACAAAAAGTAGTTCTGAAACAATTAATTTTGGAAAAAAATTATCAAATTGTTTAAAAAGGGGTGATTTAATTCTTATTAGAGGCGAACTTGGTGCAGGAAAATCAACATTAATAAAGGGTATTGGAAAAGGAATTGGAGTTAATGAAGATGTTAAATCACCCTCTTTTATTATAGTTAATGAACTAAAAGGAAGGGAATTAATATTATATCATATAGATTTGTATAGAATTGAAGGTAATGAAATTTTTGAACTCGGTTTAAATGAATTTTTGAATAACGGAGTAGTCGCAATTGAATGGGCTGAAAAAGTATATAATTTTTTTGAAGATTTTGATTTAATTGATATAGAAATTAAAATTTTGAGCGAGAATGAGAGAAATATAAAAATTACATTAAAAGGAGAAGAGATTATTAAAAGATGCTTCATGTTTCTTTAA